The following proteins come from a genomic window of Natrinema saccharevitans:
- a CDS encoding FAD-dependent oxidoreductase, translating to MSDQPRVEIYTKADCPSCEKAKDLFDSKGIEYETYNVTDDEGRFEEMVERADGRQTAPEVFIDDELIGGWDDTAALNETGELDEKLGVTEESGDEIVEHRKLIIAGTGIAGLTAAIYAGRSNNEPLVIEGDEPGGQLTLTTDVANYPGFPDGIGGPELVNNMKEQATQFGAELQNGIIESVDDSSRPFRVEMKNGDVYTADAVIAASGASARTLGIPGEDELMGYGLSTCATCDGAFFRGEDMLVVGGGDAAMEEATFLTKFADTVYIAHRREEFRAEDYWVDRVQEKVDEGEIEIMKNTELIEIYGSQEEGVDHVTLVENEQGHPTDRLEDPETEEFDFDVGAVFFAIGHTPNTDYLADTGVETDADGYLKTKGGDGGGQTETDVPGMFGAGDVVDYHYQQAVTAAGMGSKAALDADEYLEDLERAESTAEEAEPAAADD from the coding sequence ATGAGCGACCAGCCACGCGTCGAGATTTATACGAAGGCCGATTGTCCGTCTTGTGAGAAGGCAAAAGACCTCTTCGACAGCAAGGGCATCGAGTACGAGACGTACAACGTCACCGACGACGAGGGCCGCTTCGAGGAGATGGTCGAGCGTGCGGACGGCCGCCAGACCGCTCCCGAGGTGTTCATCGACGACGAACTCATCGGTGGCTGGGACGACACCGCCGCACTGAACGAGACCGGCGAACTCGACGAGAAACTGGGCGTCACCGAAGAGAGCGGCGACGAGATCGTCGAACACCGCAAACTGATCATCGCCGGCACCGGGATCGCCGGCCTCACCGCCGCCATCTACGCCGGCCGCTCGAACAACGAGCCGCTGGTCATCGAGGGCGACGAGCCCGGCGGGCAGCTCACTTTGACCACCGACGTCGCCAACTACCCCGGCTTCCCCGACGGCATCGGGGGCCCCGAACTGGTCAACAACATGAAAGAGCAGGCCACACAGTTCGGCGCGGAGCTACAAAACGGCATCATCGAGTCGGTCGACGACTCGAGCCGCCCCTTCCGCGTCGAGATGAAAAACGGCGACGTATACACCGCCGACGCCGTCATCGCAGCCTCGGGTGCCAGCGCCCGCACGCTCGGCATCCCCGGCGAGGACGAACTCATGGGCTACGGACTCTCGACGTGTGCGACCTGTGACGGCGCGTTCTTCCGCGGCGAGGACATGCTCGTCGTCGGCGGCGGCGACGCCGCCATGGAGGAAGCGACCTTCCTCACGAAGTTCGCCGACACCGTCTACATCGCCCACCGCCGCGAGGAGTTCCGCGCGGAAGACTACTGGGTCGATCGCGTCCAGGAGAAAGTCGACGAGGGCGAGATCGAGATCATGAAAAACACCGAACTGATCGAGATCTACGGCTCTCAGGAGGAGGGCGTCGACCACGTTACTCTCGTCGAAAACGAGCAGGGACACCCCACCGACCGCCTCGAGGACCCCGAAACCGAGGAGTTCGACTTCGACGTCGGCGCGGTCTTCTTCGCGATCGGCCACACCCCAAACACCGACTACCTCGCGGACACCGGCGTCGAGACCGACGCCGACGGCTACCTGAAAACGAAAGGCGGCGACGGCGGCGGCCAGACCGAAACCGACGTCCCCGGAATGTTCGGCGCTGGCGACGTCGTCGACTACCACTACCAGCAGGCCGTCACCGCGGCCGGTATGGGCTCGAAAGCCGCCTTGGACGCCGACGAGTATCTAGAGGATCTCGAGCGCGCCGAGTCGACGGCCGAAGAAGCCGAACCCGCCGCGGCCGACGACTGA